A single window of Nicotiana sylvestris chromosome 3, ASM39365v2, whole genome shotgun sequence DNA harbors:
- the LOC138887845 gene encoding uncharacterized protein: MYFDGAVHHGGAGVGVIFVTSQGEVLPYSFTLTQLYSSNVAEYQELILGFEMSIDMKQLQVFGDSQLVVNQLLGSYEVKKPELRPYHDYAKKLMGWLSDVTIQHVPRKENKKGDVLAALASSLTLPDQTQATICQKWLVPLPNEVEGEENELKHLIAISEVEKEEWRQPIIN, encoded by the coding sequence atgtactttgatggtgctgtgCACCATGGAGGAGCTGGTGTTGGCGTAATATTTGTCACTTCCcaaggtgaagtcttgccctactcTTTCACATTGACACAACTCTATTCCAGCAATGTTGCTGAGTATCAAGAATTAATACTTGGGTTTGAAATGTCCattgatatgaagcaattgcaagtctttggtgactcccaattagtggtcaatcagcttttaggtagttacgaggtcaagaagcctgaactacgcccatatcatgattacgctaaaAAATTAATGGGGTGGCTCAgtgatgtgactattcagcatgtaccaaggaaagaaaataagaagggtGATGTTTTAGCTGCCCTGGCTTCATCGTTAACCCTGCCTGATCAAACGCAAGCTACTATCTGCCAAAAATGGTTAGTACCGCTGCCAAATGAGGttgaaggtgaagaaaatgaactcaagcatcttATCGCtatttctgaagttgagaaagaagaatggcgacaacccattatcAACTAg